GCACCCAAGGGACCCCAGGACCACCCCAGgacccctcccacccccccagtacccccccaccccatcacccccctccagcagcgccccctccccaccagccccccACGGCTGCCAacaccccccaaccccctcccccctcctctctcccccctccaccaccccaaaccccaacccccaGCCCGCCAGCACCCacgggtgccccccccccaccccccagcccccccagccccactcacaCTGCACGTCCAGGGCCACGCTGTCCTCGAAGGCCAGCGAGGTGTTGGCGAAGGCCACGCTGCAGCCCAGGCGCCGGCCGCCGTCCTCGCGGCGGGGGCGGAAGCGGAGGAGGCCCAGGAGGTTTCGGGCCCCCCCCGCGTCCTCCCTCACctcgctccccgccgccccctccagcccctcggccccctcccagcccagcagcggGGGCAGCTCGGGGGCAGTTGTCGGGGACCCGGCAGCGCAGCTCCACCTCGGCGCCCGCCACCACCTCGGGGGGCACCTCCAGCACTgggcgggctggggggggggaaaaatggggaGAGAGACCCCcgtgggtggggaggggggtcagagggggctgggagggggtgggggcacgtggggctgctgctggggggggagtGGaaccagccccgagccccctgcCCATGGTTttcccagccccgagccccctccccatcaTTTtccccaaccccaaatcccttccccaagccccctccccacaatTTTCCCAGCCCTGAGCCCCATCCTCACCATTTTCCTGGCCCAAAGCCCCCTCCCCACTGTCTCCTTGGCCCCAAGCtccctccccaagccccctccccaccattTCCCTGGCCCCAAACCCCCTCTCCACCCCCTGAactccccccaaaccccctccccaccccctgaACGCCCCCCAACGCCCCCCCCCAACtcacccagcacctccagcgTGGTGTGCTCGGAGAAGCTGTACTGGTTGTACCCCCCCAGGTCCCCTCGGAAGTAATACTTGCCGGCCAGCTCGGGGCTGAGGCGCCAGAGCCGCAGGGAGCAGTCGCGGAGCCCCGTGTCCCCCAGGAGCTCGGCGCGCCCCGCGAAGCTCTCGTGGACGGCGGCGGGGCGCGAGCGGGCCACCACGGGGGGGTAGCTTTTGGGGTAGGGGCTGCCGAAGTACCAGAGGCCGTGCACGGCGGCGGGGCGCAGCTCCTCGGGGTACTCGAAGCGGCACGGCAGCACCACGCACgtcccctccagccccgccACCGCCGGCGGCATCCAGGCGGCCCACGAGCCCCCCCGCGTCCCTAAAAAAGGGTGGGGGGTCTCTGAGTGTCCTCTGGGGACGGTAATGGGGTCCCTAGAAGGTCCTGGGGGTGCTAAAGGGGTCCCCAGTGCCCCCTGCTCTGGTAATGGGGTCCCCAAGCATCTGCTGAGGCTGCTAAGGGGGTCCCCAAGTGTCCCTTGGGACAGGTAGTGGGGTCCCCAGGGTCCCCTAGGACCACTAATAGGGTCCCCAATGCCCCCTGGGGCTGCTAAGGGGGTCCCCAATGTCTCCTGGGACCATTTATAGGGTCCCCAGTGCCCCCTTCCACCCTCTAACAGTGTCCCCGGTGTCCCTGGGTCCATTTACGGGGTCCTCAGTGTCCCCTCGGCCTTCTAAGGGGGTTCCAAACCTCCCCCGGGGTCCCCGAGGTTCAATATCggggttcccccccccccaaaaaaaaaagaaagtcccCGTacctgggggcagcagcagcagcagcagggccaccgGCAGGGACGCGACCCCAGTGGGCGCcatggggggggctggggggggacacagagtGACCCCCACGTCCCCAACGTCCCCCCCAAGTCCCACAGTGTCCCcattgtgtccccccccagctctctgTCCCCCCATCATCCACCCGCTGTCCCCCATTGTCCCTTGTTGTCCCCGGCCCCCATTGTCCCCTCCCGgccccattgtccccattgtccccagcGGTCCCAGGCGGCGCTGGGGCGGGTGACAGCGCCAGGCACGGCCCCCCCCGCgtgtccctgtgcccccccagtgtccccccttgtccccccgtgtccccccgtgtcccctcaTCCCCCCACGTCCCCTCCTCGGGGTCCCCCCACGCTGCCCCACGCGAATTCTTGACGTGCCACCGGTGTCACCCCACAGCCCAAGGGACAAAGGGACCTCTGtgtcccccccgtgtcccctctgTGCCCCCCAGGTCCCCAGGGTGACCCCTCCCGGGGCTGGGTCCCCAGGGCTCAATGGGGACCTGCGTGTCCccagggggtggcagggggtcccttggggacatgggggggggggggtggcaatTTGGGGAcctggtggtgttttttggggtgtgggggggtcacAGGGCCCCCCCTTGGGACATTGGGGACTTGTGGGGGGTGGTGGCACGGCACATCCTTGGCTCGGGGCCACCCGGGGAGCCTGGCGGTGCCACTGGCCCAACAAGGGGACATTTGTCCCCAAGCTGATGTCAcccccaagggggggggaggaaaaaggggggggggggaagtggaGGGGGGGCAGCCACCTGGGTGCCCAGGACCAGGGCATCGGGGGGCTCGCTGCCACCCCCAGGGGACGGGACCCCACCCCAGGACCCACCCAGcttgtccccaagccccccccttgtccccaaTACCCCCCAATATCTACCCCCACCCCCCTGATtatccccaacccccccccgctgtccccgAAGGCACCCAAAAGGACCCCATAGGGGCACTGGGgacccccaaagcccccccgcagggccccccccgggctcTTACCGCTGTGCTGTGGCTGTCCCGGGGGACACCGGTGGCCGGGAGGGGACCCAGGCGGCCGGGTGGCGGCTgtgaggccggggggggggccggtGGCAGTGGATATAtaggggtgggaggggggccgggggggggggggcagggccaCCCCACGCCTGGGGCCCGCCCGGGGCTGTGTCACCCTGTCACCCCGtcacctccccccccagcagcggcctcgggtgctgggggggctccgtCAACCCTTTTGTGCCCCACTGGAGgcaactgggagcactgggggcaacTGGGAGCTGGGAACGGGGTCCTCCCCGTGCATTTTTACCCCCCAGGGCCTTTTAAACTCTCCCTGGGTCCTTTTTATCCCCCCTAAGGGCTTTTTTTACCCCCCAGGACCCTTTTTACCCCCTCAGGgccctttttctcccccaggGGCATTTTTACTTCCCCCAGGGACCTTTTAACCCCCCCCTCCATGGCCCTTTTTACCCCTCAGGGCCCTTTTAACCCCCCCAGGATTCTTTTTAACCCCCTTCTGGGCCCTTTTTAACCCCTTCGGGGCCCTTTTTACCCACAAAGCGGCCTTTTAATGCCCCCAGGTGCCTTTTTACCCCCCTCAGGGCCCTTTTTACCCCCCCACGGGCCTCTTATGCCCCCCCCAGTGTGTTTTTTTACCCCCAGCTGCCGTTTTACCCCtccaaaatgcctttttttcaccccaaaagGCCTTTTTACCCCCTCTCAAGGTCCTTTTTACCCCTCCCAAGTACTTTTTACCCCCCCCACTGCCTTTTTACCCCCCCCAACACTTTTTTGCCCCCCCTTGGggcatttccccccccccccccttcatcTCCCCTCAGGGCAGCTCGGGCCAAACCACTGCGGAACTAGGGGTGTTTAGGACCCTCCTCACACACACAGCGCCCCCAAGCCCCCTCTTATCCCCCGTAATTAACGCTGAGGGGTTAATTGAGTATTTGACGCGTGGGAAGGGGTCTTGCAGCGCCGGagaaggggcagggagggatTTGTTGCCCGTtattctctccccatccccccccgccgccggtTTGGTAGCTCCCACCTGGCCCGCGTCACGTGGGCACCTGCCCGAGGCGGGGCCGCGCGGGCACCTGGACCGTACCACCGcggtgctgccgggggggggcgagCTGTGCGGGAAGGGTCTCGCCGCCAgcttctccccctccccgccccgcaaTGGGACCCTCCGGGGGCTTTAGGACCCCTCCATATCGTGATCGGGGGGGTGTTCTCTTATCGATTCCGGCTGGGAGCCACCTACGGGTCGTGACTCCCCCCCCCGTGTCGCGACatggcccggcccggccgcacCTGGCGGCGCCATCGCCCCCGGGCCCGCCGCCATcatggccgccgccgccgccctcccgGCGCTGCTGGCGCTGCTGGGCGCCGCCTGGCTGCCCGGTGGGCCGGGGGGGcagttgtggggctgggggggggcaattgtggggctgggggggcaattgaggggctgggaggggtctgggggggcaattgtggggccgggggggcaattatggggctgggaggggtctgggggggcaactgtggggctggggggggtatggggggggcaattgtggggctggggggggtctgggggggcaACTGTGGGGCTTTGGGGGCAATTATGGACCtgggaggggtcctgggggggcaATTGTGGGTCTGAGGGGGCACTtgaggggcttgggggggtcctgggggagcaattatggggctgggaggggtcctgggggggcagttgtggggctgggggggcaaaTAAGGAACTGGGAGGGCCCCCGAGGGGGCAATTGAGTGGCTGGGGGGCAATTGATGGGGCAATTGAAGGGCTGAGGGGGGTAATTATGGGTCTGGGGGGGCCCTAAGGGGGTAAATGAGGGGCCTGGGGGGCAATTATGGAGCTGGGGTAGGTCCTGAGGGGGCAATTGTGCATCTGGGGGGGCAAttgaggggctgtggggggtCCTGAGGGGGCAATTGTGGGTCAGGGGGGGCAATTATGGGGCTGAGGGGGCAATTATGGGGTTGGAGGGGGTCCTGAGGGGGCAATTATTGATCTGGGGGGCAAttgaggtgctggggggggtcccgggggggcaGTTGGAGATCGATTGAGGCTACACTTGATCATTTAGGGACTAATTAAAGCGTGGGAGGGGGGGCGTAACGGGAtgggggggtgctgggcaccctcggcaccccccaaaaaataaatttacccCCCCAAATATAAATTTATTCCCCGAAAAATAAACGTAACCCCTCCAAAAATAAATCTAACCCCTCCCCAAATAATTTCTCCCCCCTTTGCCCCCCAGGCCCGGCGGCGGGCATGCAGGTGTGGGTGTCGAACCCCAGCACGGTGGCTCTGCTGTTCCAGCCCGTGGTGCTGCGCTGCAGCTACCAGAGCACGGCCAGCGCCCCCCCCATCGTCACCTGGAAGTACAAATCCTTCTGCGGCTCCACCTCGGCTTTTtcggcgggggggggcagctcctcggccgccccctcctcctcccaggaCTGGGACGCGGCCAGCGCCTGCCCCGACGCCTCCCGCACCGTCCGCATCGTGGCCACCAAGCAGGGCAACGCCGTCACCCTCGGGGACTTCTACCAGGGCCGCAGCGTCACCATCACCGACGGTGGGGGGGGGCTtcttattttggggggggggggcaccgggggggctttatttgggggttggggggcacCAGGGGGGTTTTATGGGGGTTTATGAAGGGGTTGTGGGGACCTGAGGGGTGATACGGGGTtggaaccccccccccaaaagacTTCTGGGGGGActttgggcacgtggggggGCCCCTGGGTGTCCTTGGGGGGGTcaggggcacccaagggtggtggGAGGGGTGTGATCCGGGTGCCCCCCCCCTGTTATAGGAGCGGAGCTGAGCCTGGGCCCGGCGGCGTGGGGGGACAGCGGGGTCTACATCTGCACCGTCACCTCCGCACAGGACCTGGAGGGCAACAACGAGGCCGTGGCCGAACTGGTGGTGCTGGGTGAGGcactgggggggactgggagaaactgggagggactgggaacGGTGGGAAAAGGAGCGCTGGGGCGCACTgggtggcactgggagcactgggaagggGACGCTGGGGGGTGGATTGGGGTGGGTTTAGGGCACTGGGGGGGGTGCATGGGGCCCCCCCGGATGCCTGGGtcctttttggggtgggggtggtctgcagtgacccccccccccgtgtcccttGTGCCCCGCAGCCTCCCTCCCGGAGCCCCCCCTGCCGGGCACCCAGTCAGGTAACGGGGACCCAGGCCTCCGGGgacccccttttattttttaggggggaggatttggggggcaccgggggggtctCAGGATATCGGGGACCCCCCCgtgaccccccccctcccccccagacTGGCTCTtcgtggtgctggtgctgctgggggcggCGCTGGTGGcgctggtgctggggctgtgctggtgccagtgctgcccccacacctgctgctgcttcgtgcgctgcccctgctgcccccagcgctgctgctgcccgaGGCCCGTGAGTTTTTTGCCGGGGGGGGTCCTTGAggcattgggggggggggttgggggggtttgcgcaggggttttggggttttttgggggggtttctGGGTGCCCAGGTGCTTTTCGGGGGGATGAGAAGGGTTCTCGCATGCCTTGATGCCtttctttttgggggggtcACACCTTTATcccttttggggggggtccttTGACTTCTGGGGGGGTCCCTCGACCTCTgggggggctttttggggtcctggggtccaCCTGGAGGtccttgtttttttatttgggggggggggtctgggtgCCTGGGGTCATTTAGGGGGGGGACAGGGGCTTCTTGCATGCCTTGAtctcttttttggggggggcccTCAACTTGGGGGGCTTTTGTGGTTCCTGGGGTCTGCGCAGCTCTCCTTGTGTTTctgggggggggc
This window of the Anas acuta unplaced genomic scaffold, bAnaAcu1.1 SCAFFOLD_177, whole genome shotgun sequence genome carries:
- the MAG gene encoding LOW QUALITY PROTEIN: myelin-associated glycoprotein (The sequence of the model RefSeq protein was modified relative to this genomic sequence to represent the inferred CDS: deleted 1 base in 1 codon), whose product is MAPTGVASLPVALLLLLLPPGTRGGSWAAWMPPAVAGLEGTCVVLPCRFEYPEELRPAAVHGLWYFGSPYPKSYPPVVARSRPAAVHESFAGRAELLGDTGLRDCSLRLWRLSPELAGKYYFRGDLGGYNQYSFSEHTTLEVLARPVLEVPPEVVAGAEVELRCRVPDNCPELPPLLGWEGAEGLEGAAGSEVREDAGGARNLLGLLRFRPRREDGGRRLGCSVAFANTSLAFEDSVALDVQCEWGWGGWG